The DNA window CGAGATAGGCATTGTTCAAGTCGTAGGTATCCGTCACCGACAGGAACGCGGTGCTGGTGACCCCCGTCACAGCGGCGAACTCGCCGGTCAGCCCGAGATCGGCGGTCAGCACCGTGTAGCGGCCGGCGGTGATGCCTTGCGCCGTCACCGCCAGGGTCGAGCCGGTGATGGTGGCGACGCCGGTGGTGTGAAGGAGATCCGATTGAAGTGCGGCGTTGACGTCGATGGCGTAGGTCGAACCGGCCGCCAGCGTCACAGTGCCGGCAAGCTCCGTGCGGTCGCCGGCGCCGCCATCCTGCATGGTCAGGCGGCCGGCATTGGACAGCAATTCGAGGCCGCTGAAGGTGGTGGTCTCCTGCGTTGCGCCATTGCTGGCGGTCCTGAGAGAGGCCGCGGCCGTATTCGTTACGGTGTCGATGCCGGCGCCGAACAGGCTGGTGCCGCCGGTTGTCCAGGTGGCGTAGTTGGTCACGAGGTCGGCGTAATCGCCGAGCTCCACCCGGCCGGTCAGCGCACCGCCATTGAGAATTGTCGTGGCGCCATCAGAGGTGGTGATGGCCAGTGCCGCGGCCGTCAGGGCGCTGTTGTGCGTCGCGCCGGAAAGGGTGATGCCGATTGCATTGCCATTGGTCGAGGTTGCCGAAATCGCGGCGATGTCGCCTTTGACCGTGCCGTTGGTGATGATGGCGGTCGCGCCGGTGCCTTTGTCAAGGGTGGTGATGCCCGTCGTACCCGAGACGTTGCCGGTGGTCACAATGATCGCACCCGCAGCACCGGCCTCGATCTGCTGGGCGATGATGGCGATATTGCCTGTCGACGTGACATCACCCGCCGTCACCGTCACGTTGCCACCGGTCGACTGCGCGGAGATACCGCGGCCGGTGGTCGCAATGACCGGGCCGACTGCGGTCACCGTGGTCGCGCCCGTGCCGCCGTTATAGGCATAGATGCCTGTCGTGCCCGAGACTTTGCCTGCGCTCACATCGACTGTGCCTGCAGCAGTACCTGCCTGCAGAGCGAAGATGCCCACATTGCCGGTGGAGGTGACATCGCCCGCATTCACCGCGATGTCGCCGCCGGCCGACTGCGCGAAGATGCCGGTGCCGGTCGTCGTGGTGACCGGGCCGAGCGTAGTCACCGTGGTCGAGCCGGTGCCTTTGTTATTGGCATAGATGCCGAAGTCGGCGTCGACCGACCCGTTAGCGGTCACGTCGATGTTGCCGGTCGCCGCAGCCGGCGAGATCTGGGCAACTATGCCTGCGTAGCCCGCCTGTAGGTCGCCATTGGCGACAATCGCGACGTTGCCAGTCAACGACACACTCTGGACGTCTATACCGTTCCTGCCCGCCGCCAGCGCGGTCACCGCGCCCGTGGTGACGCTGATGTCGCCGCCTATGGCCGTGTCGCGAACGTAGAAACCATTGCCGCCGGTCGAGCTGCTGGCGCCGGAGATGTCGACCGTGACCGTGCCCGCGCCGTTGTTCTGGATGGTCGCCGCGTTGCCGGCCCCGCCGACGAACCCACCGGCGCCGGTAACGCTGATGTCGCCCGAACCGAGGGTGCCCCCGGTCAGCAACAGGCCGGTCGTGCCGGTCACCGTGTCGGCGACGCTCACGCTCACCGCGCCATTGCCGGTTGCCTTGATGCCCTCGGCGAGCGTGCCGGTCACCGTGCCGTTGGCGATGATATTGATCGCAAGGGTGCCGTAGTTGGTCGCATTGATGCCGGTCGTGCCCGAGACGTTGCCTGCGGTCACATTGACCGCGCTCGCGGCGGCTACGTTGCTCTGCAGGGCGCGGATGGCGATGTTGTTGGTGGAGGTGACATCACCCGCCGTCACCGTGACGTTGCCGCCGCGGGCCAGCGCGTCGATGCCGGTGCCGGTGGTCGCGGCGACCGGGCCGACCGCGGTCACCGTGGTCGAGCCCGTGCCGTAGTTATAGGCATAGATGCCGAAGGAGGCATCGATCGACCCGTTTGCGGTCACGTCGACATTGCCGGTCGACGGCGTCGGCGGCAATATCTGGGCAATTATGCCTACGTGGCCCGCCTGGAGGTCGCCATTGGCGACAATCGTGACGTTGCCCGTCAACGACGCGCTCTGGACGTAGATCGCGTTCGCCGTCAGCGCGGTCACCGCGCCCGTGGTGACGCTGATGCCGCCACCTATGGCCGTGTCGCGAACGTAGATGCCTTCGCCGCCGCTGGAGCTGCTCGCGCCGGAGATGTCGACCGTGACCGTGCCCGCGCCGTTGTTCTGAATGTCCGCCGCGTAGCCGGTTCCGCCGACGAACCCGCCGGTGCCGGTAACGCTGATGTCGCCCGAACCAAGGGAGCCACCGGTCAGCAACAGGCCGGTCGTGCCGGTCACCGTGTCGGCGACGCTCACGCTCACCGCGTCGTTGCCGGTCGCATTGATGCCCGCGGCGAGCGTGCCGGTCACCGTGCCGTTGGCGATGATGCCGATCGCACCGCTGCCACTGTTGAGGGCGTGGATGCCGATCGTGCCCGAGACGTTGCCCGCTGTCACGTTGACCGCACCCACAGCACCCGGCTGGGCGATGGCGAGGATGGCGGTGGTGCCGGTGGACGTCACGTCGCCCGCCGTCACCGTGACGTCGCCGACGGTCGACTGCGCAAAGATGCCGTTGCCGGTCACGGTGACCGGGCCGACCGCGGTCACCGTGGTCGAGCCCGCGCCGAAATTCTCGGCGTAGATGCCGAACTCGGCGTAGATGCCGGACCCGGCGTCGATCGACCCGTTGGCGGTCACGTCGATATTGCCGGTGGCCGCGGCCGGCAATATCTGGGTCAATATGCCGGCGTAGCCCGCATGGACGTCGCCATTGGCGACAATCGTGACGTTGCCAGTCAACGACGCGCTCTGGACGACGATGCCGTTCTTGCCCGCCGTCAGCGCGGTCACCGCACCCGTGGTGACGCTGATGTCGCCACCTATGGCTGTGTCGCCAACGTAGATGCCTCCGCCGCCGCTGGAGCTGCTCGCGCCGGAGATATCGACCGTGACCGTGCCCGCGCCGTTGTTCTGAATTTCCGCCGCGTAGCCGGTTCCGCCGACGAACCCGCCGGCGCCGGTAACGCTAATGTTGCCCGAACCGAGGGAGCCACCGGTCAGCAACAGGCCGGTCGTGCCGGTCACCGTGTCGGCGACGCTCACGCTCACCGCGCCGTTGCCGGTCGCCTTGATGCCCTCGGCGAGCGTGCCGGTCACCGTGCCGTTGGCGATGATGCCGATCGCACCGGTGCCGCTGTTGGTCGCCTCGATGCCAGTCGTGCCCGAGACGTTGCCTACGGTCACATCGATCGCGCCCGCTGCACCCGCCTTGGTCTGCCGGGCGATGATGGCTGTATTGCCGGTGGACGTGACATCGCCCGCCGTCACCGTGACGGCGCCGCCGGTCGACCGCGCGAAGATGCCGTTGCCGGTGGTCGCGGTGACCGGGCCGACCGCGGTCACCGCGGTCGAGCCCGCGCCGAAATTCTCGGCATCGATACCGAAGCGCGCGTCGATCGATCCGTTGGCGGTCACCTCGACATTGCCGGTCGACCCCGGGAGGAGCAAGCCCACGATGCCGGCATTGCCCGCCTGGAGGTTGCCGTTGGCGACAATCGTGACATTGCCGGTTGTCGACACGCTGCGGACGTTGATCGCGTCCTTGTTCACATCCAGCGCGGTGACATTGTTGGCGACCACCGAAATGCCGGTGCTGGTCGCCACGTCGCGGACGGTGATGCCTTGGCCTGTTGCCGCGAAGACATTGCCGGCGACATTTATGTCGACTGAACCGACACCGCCGGTCTGAGTCGCATCGAACGCGTTGCCGTCGCCGTAGTTGGCGATGTCCCCGCCCGTGTAGCTGATCACGCCGCCGGCCGCCGAGACCGACAGGGCCGCTGTTCCGCCCGCGGTCGGCGTCATATCAGGATCGACGCGGATCACGCCATTGTTGATGACGGAGACGCCGCCGTCACCGGTGTTGGCAACCGCAAGGCCGTTGCCGCTTACCGTCGCTCCCGCAATGACGTCGACGACCACCGGTACGTTGGACAGAATCACATAGTTGCGGTCATAGGGCGGGTTGGCGCTGTATGTCGTGTCGGTGGTGAAGGTATCGTCGCACTGGATGGTGGCGCCGACGACGCAGTCCGCCCGGGCCTGTCCCGGAACCAGCAGGCTCGCGCCCGCAAATGCGGCGATTCCGATGGCGGATCGCAGCGCAAGCCGACTCGCCTGGGAACGCAGGTTCTTTCGCAAGGCCGAATTCGCGGAAGCCTGTCCTGGAACCGAAGTCCAAAGACCTGGGCAATGCTGAACACACATCATGAAACTGCCCCCACAGCCAATTCGTGCGACTTCGGATCAATCCGAAGCTGTCTCGTCTATTTATGACTTGCAGAGACGTGTCAACTCAGCCGGGCTTGCAACGGGGGCTTTGCAGAAGTCTACGCGCATGGCCGGGCATTCGACCGCTTCGGGTTGCATATATGCCACGGAATTCGACGGACGCCGTCTGACCAAATGATTGCCGGCGAGCGCTACATTACATGACATCATAGAGAATCGTGCGTGGCCGACAGCGCATCCGCGAAGCCGTCGAAGGCGATCGCGCGTTTCGTCGAAAGACTATTTCAACCGCAGCTTCCGGCAGGTCTACGGCATCTCGCCATCGGAGTTTCGGGCTGTGCAGGTGGCGAAAAATCATTGAGCGCCGAGGGCGATGCTCCTTCGGCAGCTTTGGCGGTTGGCGAAATCCACAATGAGGGCAAATCTCCTCCATGGGGGATTTGCCGCTCGCCAGCGGCTTTCCGAGTATTTCTGGAGTTTGCCGGCCAAACGACGATGCCTGGCCGAATCGTTGTCCAAAACCGCACTGAAATTGTCGCCTGCGGCATCAGTATTTCCGGCTCTGGACAGACCGTGATCTGGTCCAATACGGTGCGCGTCGAAGTGAAGATTTGTGTGTGGAAAAGGCCGGTTGCTGCTTGCAAAAGAATGTCTTCTCATCGGTCGATTTGCCGTCGCATCTGGACCACCGCGCACGGTTCGCGCTCTGGCAGGACATCCATGTCGCCGAGATATGGTCGGTCGAATATACGATTTCCGAGCAACTGTCGTTCGAAGCCGCCATCGAAGCCACGGCCGTCGGGTCGCTGGTGCTGGGGCAGATGGCCGGCACGATCAAGCATGCCAGCCGCAAGGCGAGCAACATCGCCGCCGATGGCCGCGACGGCTATCTGCTGCTGGTCAACAATGGCGATACGGTGCTCAGCGGCACCCAGATTGGCCGCGACTATCACGTCGGCAAAGGCGAGGCTGCACTGGTCTCGGCTTCGGAAGCGTTGCAGATGACCGGCGGCGACAACAATGTCTGGGCCAATGTGGTGCTGCCGCGCGCCGTTCTGGAGAATGCCTTCACGCATGTCGAGGACCGGTTGGCGTTGACCATCGGAGCCGACAATGAGGCGCTCGATATGCTCAAGCGCTATTGCAGCTTTCTCGAATCAGGCCCCGCCTTGCTGTCGCCCGATCTCATCGGCCACGCCACCGAAACGGTCGTCGATCTGATCGGTCTGGCGACCGGCGCCAAGGGCGAGGCCGCCGAACTGGCGGGCTTGCGCGGCCTGCGCGCGGCAAGGCTGCAGGCCATCCTGCAAAAGATGCGGGACAATTTCGCCGATCCGGCCATTTCGGCGCAGAGCGTTGCCGGGCAATTGCGGCTCTCCGTGCGCTATGTCCATGACCTGCTGCAGGAAACCGGCGTGAGCTTTGCCGAGCGCATTCTCGAACTGCGCCTGCAGAGGGCCCATCGAATGCTGTCCGACAGACGCAATGACGCGATGCGGATCAGCGAGATCGCGCTGCTCAGTGGTTTCTCCGACGTCTCCTACTTCAACCGTTGCTTCCGCCGTCGCTTCGGTTCGACGCCGGGCAGTGCCAGATAGTCTCGCCGACAGCGA is part of the Mesorhizobium loti genome and encodes:
- a CDS encoding autotransporter outer membrane beta-barrel domain-containing protein, with the translated sequence MRKNLRSQASRLALRSAIGIAAFAGASLLVPGQARADCVVGATIQCDDTFTTDTTYSANPPYDRNYVILSNVPVVVDVIAGATVSGNGLAVANTGDGGVSVINNGVIRVDPDMTPTAGGTAALSVSAAGGVISYTGGDIANYGDGNAFDATQTGGVGSVDINVAGNVFAATGQGITVRDVATSTGISVVANNVTALDVNKDAINVRSVSTTGNVTIVANGNLQAGNAGIVGLLLPGSTGNVEVTANGSIDARFGIDAENFGAGSTAVTAVGPVTATTGNGIFARSTGGAVTVTAGDVTSTGNTAIIARQTKAGAAGAIDVTVGNVSGTTGIEATNSGTGAIGIIANGTVTGTLAEGIKATGNGAVSVSVADTVTGTTGLLLTGGSLGSGNISVTGAGGFVGGTGYAAEIQNNGAGTVTVDISGASSSSGGGGIYVGDTAIGGDISVTTGAVTALTAGKNGIVVQSASLTGNVTIVANGDVHAGYAGILTQILPAAATGNIDVTANGSIDAGSGIYAEFGIYAENFGAGSTTVTAVGPVTVTGNGIFAQSTVGDVTVTAGDVTSTGTTAILAIAQPGAVGAVNVTAGNVSGTIGIHALNSGSGAIGIIANGTVTGTLAAGINATGNDAVSVSVADTVTGTTGLLLTGGSLGSGDISVTGTGGFVGGTGYAADIQNNGAGTVTVDISGASSSSGGEGIYVRDTAIGGGISVTTGAVTALTANAIYVQSASLTGNVTIVANGDLQAGHVGIIAQILPPTPSTGNVDVTANGSIDASFGIYAYNYGTGSTTVTAVGPVAATTGTGIDALARGGNVTVTAGDVTSTNNIAIRALQSNVAAASAVNVTAGNVSGTTGINATNYGTLAINIIANGTVTGTLAEGIKATGNGAVSVSVADTVTGTTGLLLTGGTLGSGDISVTGAGGFVGGAGNAATIQNNGAGTVTVDISGASSSTGGNGFYVRDTAIGGDISVTTGAVTALAAGRNGIDVQSVSLTGNVAIVANGDLQAGYAGIVAQISPAAATGNIDVTANGSVDADFGIYANNKGTGSTTVTTLGPVTTTTGTGIFAQSAGGDIAVNAGDVTSTGNVGIFALQAGTAAGTVDVSAGKVSGTTGIYAYNGGTGATTVTAVGPVIATTGRGISAQSTGGNVTVTAGDVTSTGNIAIIAQQIEAGAAGAIIVTTGNVSGTTGITTLDKGTGATAIITNGTVKGDIAAISATSTNGNAIGITLSGATHNSALTAAALAITTSDGATTILNGGALTGRVELGDYADLVTNYATWTTGGTSLFGAGIDTVTNTAAASLRTASNGATQETTTFSGLELLSNAGRLTMQDGGAGDRTELAGTVTLAAGSTYAIDVNAALQSDLLHTTGVATITGSTLAVTAQGITAGRYTVLTADLGLTGEFAAVTGVTSTAFLSVTDTYDLNNAYLDVLVYGFNDAGLTPNQIAIGSGAESLGSGNPLYDAILLLPTEAAARDAFDQLSGEVHASAKGMLVEDSRFVRDAVTNRVMSAFGDIGAAALPVMAYGEGGPEMVAADTDRFAVWGQAFGSWGNADSDGNAAAFDRSTGGLLAGADTSVGSWRVGLLGGYSHSSFNADDRNSSGKADSYHLGLYGGTNWGAIAFRTGAAYSWSSFSTKRSIAFDGFTDGLSADYDAGTAQIFGELAYKADAGRFKFEPFANLAYVSAHTDGFTETGGASALTSAGSTTDATFTTLGVRGSTDFSLGGMNATARAMLGWRHAFGDVTPTSSFAFAGGDAFTIAGAPIARDAAVIEAGLDLNMSANATLGVSYTGQFGGGGVDQGAKVDLDLRF
- a CDS encoding helix-turn-helix transcriptional regulator, whose product is MQKNVFSSVDLPSHLDHRARFALWQDIHVAEIWSVEYTISEQLSFEAAIEATAVGSLVLGQMAGTIKHASRKASNIAADGRDGYLLLVNNGDTVLSGTQIGRDYHVGKGEAALVSASEALQMTGGDNNVWANVVLPRAVLENAFTHVEDRLALTIGADNEALDMLKRYCSFLESGPALLSPDLIGHATETVVDLIGLATGAKGEAAELAGLRGLRAARLQAILQKMRDNFADPAISAQSVAGQLRLSVRYVHDLLQETGVSFAERILELRLQRAHRMLSDRRNDAMRISEIALLSGFSDVSYFNRCFRRRFGSTPGSAR